A stretch of DNA from Deltaproteobacteria bacterium:
GAACAACCCCAGGCGCCGCCCGTCCAGACCGATGTCGTCCAGCAGGTTGCGCACAAAGGCTGCGCGCTTCTTAGCCCGGATGTTCCCCTCGATGAAGCGGCATTGCCCTTCGGGACACACCAGAACGGCCACGCCATCAGCATCCGCTTCGAAGGCACGCAGCAGAAAAACGTCCTTAACCATGCTGGAACAGGGCATTTTTACAAAAGATACG
This window harbors:
- a CDS encoding hydrogenase iron-sulfur subunit; amino-acid sequence: MQTVFTPKLTVFYCINSFVETNAFLGRIKPLADVSFVKMPCSSMVKDVFLLRAFEADADGVAVLVCPEGQCRFIEGNIRAKKRAAFVRNLLDDIGLDGRRLGLFNVKPGDEDLVMEIVEKVVSGLKELGPSPARSAAV